One window of Nicotiana tomentosiformis chromosome 11, ASM39032v3, whole genome shotgun sequence genomic DNA carries:
- the LOC104103320 gene encoding histone H4: MSGRGKGGKGLGKGGAKRHRKVLRDNIQGITKPAIRRLARRGGVKRISGLIYEETRGVLKIFLENVIRDAVTYTEHARRKTVTAMDVVYALKRQGRTLYGFGG; the protein is encoded by the coding sequence ATGTCTGGACGTGGTAAGGGAGGCAAGGGATTGGGCAAAGGAGGAGCAAAGAGGCACAGGAAAGTTCTAAGGGATAACATCCAGGGAATTACAAAGCCAGCTATTCGTAGACTTGCTCGTAGGGGTGGTGTCAAGCGTATTTCTGGGTTGATTTATGAGGAGACACGTGGAGTGCTTAAGATCTTTTTGGAGAATGTGATTCGTGATGCTGTGACCTACACTGAGCACGCTAGGAGAAAGACTGTTACTGCTATGGATGTTGTGTACGCTCTCAAGAGGCAGGGAAGGACCTTGTATGGATTTGGAGGTTAA